A stretch of the Epinephelus fuscoguttatus linkage group LG2, E.fuscoguttatus.final_Chr_v1 genome encodes the following:
- the cdkn1ca gene encoding cyclin-dependent kinase inhibitor 1Ca: MNPIRRKESVCRSLFGPVDHEQLRRDLKLKMKEITEQDSRRWNFNFQAETPLPGRFQWEWEEMPADRAAAVYQESAQIKGDVCPSHTEEEDRLSEREEGAGTDQENCSSISNTRKRPAEVTPVRRKRTRSKPAAKPSNNARITDFFAKRRRSTETKSILNPFHTSSSEAALCKTLR, from the exons ATGAACCCCATCAGGCGCAAAGAGTCGGTGTGCAGGAGTCTGTTTGGCCCGGTGGACCACGAGCAACTGCGCCGGGACTTGAAGCTGAAGATGAAGGAGATCACCGAGCAGGACAGCCGCCGCTGGAACTTCAACTTCCAGGCAGAGACGCCGCTGCCGGGCAGGTTTCAGTGGGAGTGGGAGGAGATGCCCGCAGACCGCGCTGCTGCTGTGTACCAGGAGTCCGCACAGATCAAGGGCGATGTGTGTccttcacacactgaggaagagGACAGGCTGAGCGAGCGTGAGGAAGGCGCAGGGACCGACCAGGAGAACTGCTCCAGCATCTCCAACACACGCAAGCGTCCCGCTGAAGTGACGCCCGTGCGGAGGAAGAGGACGCGCTCCAAACCGGCTGCCAAGCCCAGCAACAACGCACGGATCACAG ATTTTTTCGCGAAGAGGAGGAGGTCGACAGAAACCAAAAGTATCCTGAATCCTTTTCACACAAGTTCCAGTGAAGCAGCTCTGTGCAAAACATTACGATGA